A single genomic interval of Noviherbaspirillum cavernae harbors:
- the sdhD gene encoding succinate dehydrogenase, hydrophobic membrane anchor protein: MANNNIGPRRLVVGAHYGLRDWMAQRATAIVMALYTVILLVAFLSGNNFSYEGWAGLFSHQWFKIATFVTLMSLFYHAWVGLRDIWMDYCTKSVVLRLVLQVATLLWLIGCAGWAAQIIWRV; this comes from the coding sequence ATGGCAAATAACAATATCGGGCCGCGGCGGCTGGTTGTCGGCGCGCATTACGGACTGAGAGATTGGATGGCGCAACGCGCCACCGCAATCGTGATGGCCCTGTACACAGTCATTCTTCTGGTTGCATTTTTGAGCGGCAACAATTTCAGCTACGAAGGCTGGGCCGGTCTGTTCTCGCACCAGTGGTTCAAGATCGCCACCTTCGTCACTCTCATGTCCCTCTTTTATCACGCATGGGTTGGATTGCGTGACATCTGGATGGACTACTGCACCAAGTCGGTCGTGCTCCGGCTGGTGTTGCAGGTTGCCACACTCCTGTGGCTGATCGGTTGTGCCGGATGGGCGGCACAGATTATCTGGAGAGTGTAA
- the sdhC gene encoding succinate dehydrogenase, cytochrome b556 subunit — MSEAVNKNRRQFGVMRFADVMHYRLPLAGYISILHRVSGALMFFLLPFVLYLLDKSLTSEISFEYLKGFTSHWFAKLLILALVWSYLHHFCAGIRHLFMDFHVGVDKDSARKSSVAVFAVSLPLTALVALKLFGAF; from the coding sequence ATGTCTGAAGCCGTGAACAAGAATCGGCGACAATTTGGTGTCATGCGGTTTGCTGATGTCATGCATTATCGATTGCCCCTTGCGGGATACATATCGATCCTGCATCGAGTCAGCGGAGCGTTGATGTTTTTTCTACTGCCTTTTGTCTTGTATCTGCTGGACAAAAGTCTCACATCCGAAATTTCTTTTGAATATCTCAAAGGCTTTACTTCCCACTGGTTTGCAAAGCTTCTCATCCTTGCATTGGTCTGGTCGTATCTCCATCATTTCTGCGCCGGCATCCGCCATCTGTTCATGGATTTTCACGTGGGCGTCGACAAGGACAGCGCACGTAAATCATCTGTAGCAGTTTTTGCAGTCAGCCTTCCGCTGACCGCATTGGTTGCATTGAAATTGTTCGGAGCGTTTTAA